A genomic stretch from Bacteroidota bacterium includes:
- a CDS encoding PqiC family protein has product MYSISRIIPLLLVCLLVQGCVNLKPRENETRFYVLGGQQLQAPVSSTQGAVIGLRRLQLASYLDTPHLVVRRGANEVGFLDAHRWGEDLSPAINRVVAGLMTANAEVKQVDVVPWSAGARHDYVVEISVTKFEGTRLAQGGAIGMQAHLEAYWKVLEPSTNAVLKQGVTVHTTEGPVLLGFPDLVTGLEKTLDGLSADLVTAISSM; this is encoded by the coding sequence ATGTATAGCATATCTCGAATAATTCCCCTGCTCCTGGTCTGTTTATTGGTTCAGGGCTGTGTAAATCTGAAACCAAGAGAGAACGAGACCCGGTTTTATGTACTCGGAGGCCAGCAACTGCAAGCGCCTGTCTCCAGCACCCAGGGCGCAGTCATTGGACTGCGTCGCTTGCAACTGGCCTCGTATCTCGATACGCCGCATCTGGTCGTCCGTCGGGGCGCTAACGAGGTTGGATTTCTGGACGCCCATCGTTGGGGAGAAGACTTGAGTCCGGCCATTAACCGCGTCGTGGCTGGGCTAATGACTGCAAACGCTGAGGTGAAGCAAGTGGACGTTGTCCCGTGGTCTGCCGGCGCCCGGCATGATTACGTGGTAGAAATCTCTGTGACCAAGTTCGAGGGTACACGGCTCGCGCAGGGAGGAGCAATAGGGATGCAAGCCCATCTGGAGGCGTACTGGAAAGTGCTGGAGCCATCGACAAATGCCGTGCTCAAGCAAGGAGTAACCGTGCATACAACAGAAGGACCTGTGTTGCTTGGATTCCCTGACCTGGTGACTGGCCTCGAAAAAACACTGGATGGCTTATCAGCGGACCTTGTTACAGCAATTAGCAGTATGTGA
- a CDS encoding ATP-binding cassette domain-containing protein — protein sequence MTDYHPHSNEVAIRISNLTMAYANYVVMRDLDFSIQKGEIFVIMGGSGSGKSTLLKHMIGLKSPAEGQVLYDGQSFWDMEEEGKNHVRKRIGILYQNGALWSGLTLAENIALPLEVYTDLEREEIAALVSLKLSLVGLKGFESFYPAEISGGMNKRAALARAMALDPEILFFDEPSSGLDPISAGRLDDLILRLRDGLGTTIIIVSHDLSSIFKVADRGVFLDRTVKTMTGLGNPFDLKSNPPNEEVHRFLTRSGDVD from the coding sequence ATGACAGACTATCACCCTCATAGCAACGAGGTAGCGATTCGCATCAGCAATCTGACGATGGCTTATGCAAACTACGTTGTGATGCGTGATCTGGATTTCTCGATCCAGAAAGGAGAAATTTTTGTCATCATGGGCGGGAGTGGGAGCGGTAAAAGTACCTTGCTCAAACACATGATTGGCCTGAAGTCGCCGGCGGAAGGGCAGGTGCTGTACGACGGTCAGAGTTTCTGGGATATGGAAGAGGAAGGGAAGAACCATGTGCGCAAGCGGATCGGGATTTTATACCAAAACGGAGCGCTGTGGAGCGGGCTTACGCTTGCTGAGAATATCGCGCTACCGCTTGAGGTATATACTGATTTAGAGCGCGAAGAAATAGCTGCGTTGGTTTCGCTCAAATTGTCGCTTGTAGGCTTAAAAGGATTTGAGTCGTTTTATCCGGCGGAGATTAGTGGGGGGATGAACAAGCGCGCAGCCCTTGCGCGGGCGATGGCGCTTGATCCTGAGATCCTGTTTTTCGACGAGCCTTCGTCGGGCCTCGACCCGATATCCGCTGGCCGGCTGGATGACCTGATTTTGCGGTTGCGAGACGGCCTCGGCACAACCATCATCATTGTAAGCCACGACCTGTCGAGTATTTTCAAAGTAGCAGATCGCGGGGTTTTCCTGGACCGAACAGTCAAAACCATGACCGGCCTTGGCAACCCGTTCGACTTGAAATCAAATCCGCCTAACGAAGAAGTCCATCGCTTCCTCACGAGAAGCGGAGATGTGGATTGA
- a CDS encoding MlaD family protein produces the protein MSKRANPTMIGLFLLGGLVLSILGVVAFTSNSLFRVQAEFQSSFRESVNGLAIGAKVKCQGVPIGEVTDLQLLIDLDEETFQVPVTYEIDMERLDLILSDGLKWTEYLALREHIKKGLRAQLQLESIVTGQMYIELRYVDTPPLSDEALDNLAENEIPSTFSPMASLSSEASGLVSNLRSFNVNAISENLTALLVKANLKIDELDTEGVSRSLMQTASSIRRLVGSDSLRATFDKLPAASDEFARTMADVRLLVQQLDTSTRTLTSRLDQTGTELDQTLRVMRESMTQANSMMTTDSGLGFHLQETLASLAKAADALQVLANTLEQNPSMLIRGKDENNNSGQ, from the coding sequence ATGAGTAAACGCGCAAATCCAACGATGATCGGCCTGTTTCTGCTCGGTGGACTGGTGTTATCCATTCTGGGCGTTGTTGCATTTACATCCAATAGCCTGTTTCGGGTACAAGCAGAATTTCAGAGCTCATTTCGCGAATCGGTTAACGGGCTTGCCATTGGTGCAAAAGTAAAGTGCCAGGGTGTACCCATCGGCGAAGTCACCGACCTCCAGTTGTTAATTGATTTGGATGAAGAGACGTTTCAGGTGCCTGTTACCTATGAAATCGATATGGAGCGGCTGGACCTGATTTTGTCAGATGGCTTGAAATGGACGGAATACCTGGCGCTTCGCGAACATATTAAGAAAGGCCTTCGGGCACAGTTACAACTTGAGAGTATCGTAACAGGGCAAATGTATATCGAGTTGCGGTATGTAGATACGCCGCCCCTTTCTGATGAAGCATTGGATAACCTGGCCGAGAATGAAATCCCTTCTACATTTTCGCCGATGGCTTCACTGAGCTCTGAGGCGTCAGGGCTGGTATCTAACTTGCGCTCGTTCAACGTAAATGCCATCAGTGAAAACCTGACGGCGCTGCTTGTAAAGGCCAACCTCAAAATTGATGAACTGGATACCGAAGGCGTAAGCAGGTCGCTCATGCAGACGGCGTCTTCGATTCGCCGGCTTGTGGGCTCCGACTCTCTGCGGGCTACATTCGACAAACTGCCGGCTGCCTCCGATGAATTTGCGCGCACGATGGCCGATGTACGCCTGCTGGTACAGCAACTTGATACATCAACGCGCACCCTTACATCGCGCCTGGATCAGACAGGCACCGAACTGGATCAGACCCTGCGGGTCATGCGCGAGTCGATGACGCAGGCGAATTCGATGATGACCACCGACAGCGGCCTGGGCTTTCATCTGCAAGAGACGCTGGCAAGCCTTGCCAAAGCAGCGGATGCCCTGCAGGTACTCGCCAATACGCTCGAACAAAATCCAAGTATGCTCATCCGTGGCAAAGATGAAAACAACAACAGCGGCCAATAA
- a CDS encoding DUF5916 domain-containing protein, producing MAGTPDAFGQSREAAVPETQQQMRAEAVSESIALDGFLDESAWETATPITNFRQYEPVDGAEASQRTAVKILYGQNSLYVGAMLYDDEPQLIEKTLGRRDDFNRADWFLVSIDAYFEKRTAYVFGVNAAGVQFDAIQSSGGGGGGGGNAPRGMDPSWDAIWYSDVQATGDGWSVEARIPYSMLRFADAPIQTWGIHFTRRNPRLGEQTEWPYVPRTQRDNLIAQFGALEGIQNIKPRRNIQVSPYTVTGLFTEEDENVSGKTASSSTFDVGGDLKIGLGPNITLDATINPDFGQVDADPAVLNLTAFENFFEERRPFFVEGINIYEFDIGRGGLLYTRRIGADAPIIGATKLSGRTGSGLSFGVLGAVTGNNFDPTREFGVARVRQQIGRYSSAGAIATFFNGTNLDEGRLSTFVAGTDWDLRLKDNQYGIEGFLAMTRRNWADASIGDENGYAADLTARKRQGAWNGSMGVSVYTDSFEPNDLGQQRENNYVSLFSRWEHEINSGQPFGPFQRAGFRIFGIQRYTYDEGLGLGQRLSFGSRWTLTEFQTIGLDFGIDDVFGGYNQFETRGLLSWANPANFDFEIDFETDARRNWQLEPAVEMAFLDNGGREYGLVLEGRLNAGARLSLSGEIAGEWEQNVVAWSANESFRRLGDGWLIGLESSAPDELGDTDYVPVADNGTLDAIVSTLTPFDTDVYYASVFGTRDTRSVDFTLRGTVTLTPKLSVQLYSQLFAARGRYENFQIQQDRDNLAAFDAYPKRDEFSFSSLQSNVVLRWEYRPGSSLFLVWTHGRSAEDVLNPLSPWNGAPYTRSLNDQFGDTFNIFPENVLLFKLNYTFLY from the coding sequence ATGGCCGGCACACCCGATGCTTTTGGGCAATCGCGTGAAGCAGCGGTGCCGGAAACACAACAACAGATGCGAGCGGAAGCGGTGTCCGAATCCATTGCATTGGATGGTTTTCTGGATGAAAGCGCATGGGAGACGGCAACGCCCATCACAAACTTCAGGCAGTATGAACCGGTGGATGGTGCTGAAGCATCGCAGCGGACAGCAGTTAAAATTCTCTACGGCCAGAATAGCCTGTACGTTGGTGCAATGCTCTACGACGACGAGCCACAACTGATCGAGAAAACCCTTGGCCGGCGCGATGATTTTAACCGTGCAGACTGGTTTCTGGTATCCATCGACGCGTATTTTGAAAAACGCACGGCTTATGTTTTTGGTGTAAACGCAGCCGGCGTGCAATTCGACGCCATACAGTCGTCTGGCGGTGGAGGAGGAGGTGGCGGTAACGCCCCCCGTGGCATGGACCCTTCCTGGGATGCCATTTGGTATTCAGATGTGCAGGCAACAGGTGACGGCTGGAGCGTGGAGGCACGCATCCCATACAGCATGCTGCGCTTTGCTGATGCGCCCATCCAGACGTGGGGCATTCATTTCACGCGCCGCAATCCACGACTGGGTGAGCAGACCGAGTGGCCCTACGTGCCGCGTACACAACGTGACAATCTCATTGCCCAATTTGGCGCCCTTGAAGGGATACAAAATATCAAGCCACGCCGGAATATCCAGGTTTCGCCCTATACCGTAACGGGCTTGTTTACCGAAGAAGATGAAAACGTCAGCGGAAAAACGGCAAGCAGCAGTACGTTTGACGTTGGGGGCGACCTCAAAATAGGCCTTGGCCCCAATATCACGCTCGACGCTACAATCAATCCAGATTTTGGGCAGGTCGACGCGGATCCGGCAGTGCTCAATCTGACAGCCTTTGAGAACTTCTTCGAAGAGCGCCGGCCTTTCTTTGTAGAAGGGATCAATATTTATGAGTTTGACATTGGCCGCGGTGGCTTGCTCTACACGCGTCGTATTGGGGCAGATGCGCCCATTATTGGTGCCACCAAACTATCAGGTCGTACAGGATCCGGTTTGTCGTTTGGCGTCCTGGGTGCGGTGACTGGCAATAATTTTGATCCTACGCGAGAATTTGGCGTTGCCCGTGTGCGGCAGCAGATCGGCCGGTATTCCAGCGCCGGCGCCATTGCCACGTTTTTTAACGGCACAAACCTGGATGAGGGGCGCCTGAGCACGTTTGTTGCTGGTACGGATTGGGATCTCCGCCTCAAAGACAACCAATACGGTATTGAGGGATTTCTGGCGATGACCCGACGAAACTGGGCAGATGCCTCGATTGGTGATGAAAACGGATACGCCGCGGATCTTACAGCGCGTAAACGGCAGGGCGCATGGAATGGGAGTATGGGGGTGAGTGTGTACACTGACAGTTTTGAACCCAATGATCTGGGACAACAACGCGAAAACAATTACGTCTCGCTATTTTCCAGATGGGAGCATGAAATAAATAGTGGGCAGCCTTTTGGCCCCTTTCAACGCGCCGGCTTCCGCATTTTTGGTATCCAGCGGTATACGTACGATGAAGGACTGGGGCTCGGGCAGCGCCTGAGCTTTGGGTCTCGTTGGACGCTCACCGAATTTCAGACAATCGGGTTAGATTTTGGCATTGATGACGTCTTTGGTGGGTATAATCAGTTTGAAACCCGCGGCTTGTTATCCTGGGCAAATCCGGCCAATTTTGATTTTGAAATTGACTTCGAGACCGATGCGCGGCGCAACTGGCAGCTTGAGCCGGCCGTTGAAATGGCATTCCTCGACAATGGCGGCCGCGAATACGGCCTGGTGTTGGAAGGGCGATTGAATGCCGGCGCGCGTCTGTCCTTGTCTGGTGAAATTGCCGGCGAGTGGGAGCAAAACGTGGTAGCCTGGTCAGCCAACGAGTCATTCCGGCGCCTGGGCGACGGCTGGCTGATTGGCCTCGAGTCATCTGCCCCGGATGAACTGGGTGATACAGACTATGTGCCTGTGGCAGACAACGGCACCCTCGATGCGATTGTGTCTACTTTGACACCGTTTGACACGGACGTTTATTATGCCTCGGTCTTTGGCACCCGCGATACCCGCTCGGTAGATTTCACGCTGAGAGGCACTGTTACCCTGACGCCTAAACTTTCGGTACAGCTATACAGCCAATTGTTTGCTGCGCGCGGTCGATATGAAAATTTCCAAATCCAGCAGGATCGCGATAACCTCGCTGCTTTTGATGCTTACCCGAAGCGCGATGAGTTTTCATTCAGCAGTTTGCAGTCCAATGTGGTGTTGCGCTGGGAATACAGACCCGGCTCCTCCCTGTTTCTTGTCTGGACCCACGGCAGAAGCGCTGAAGACGTACTCAATCCACTTTCCCCCTGGAACGGTGCACCATACACCCGGTCCCTCAATGACCAGTTTGGCGATACCTTTAACATCTTTCCGGAAAATGTACTGCTGTTTAAGTTAAACTATACGTTTCTTTATTGA
- a CDS encoding DUF3500 domain-containing protein: MLNRFLLLFVSVALLGCNAPASDKADASLLPAQRAEAVKDDPTGSAYQMQGAATTFLASLSPELREPGMFALTDGDARTKWSNLPASMYERVGIRLGDLSDEQRRHFHNLLRASSSSQGYLKMSSLFWMEDILHEEAKARFERDGGSDFFARLIESWRSENYWASFYGDPATDDNWGWMITGHHLAASFTVVDNDVAFTPLFLGAEPYEVEAGTFAGWRALSHEVERGFELLHALSAAQQEQAVLDTEIPRDVLEGPGLKQSLETYQGIAGSELNAPQQKLLNHLIHEYVKNADHDAAERQLAKIAADGMDKLFFAWIGPTDDISKRYYYRVHGPSILIEYIRERGVGGDQGAANHVHTMVRDPQNDYGEDWLQTHYEEHHSGPGGPGGPGGPPPGGNN, translated from the coding sequence ATGTTGAATCGATTTTTACTCCTGTTTGTCTCCGTTGCCTTATTGGGTTGCAATGCGCCGGCTTCGGATAAAGCTGATGCGTCCCTGCTACCTGCTCAACGTGCCGAGGCTGTAAAGGACGACCCAACGGGCAGTGCATACCAAATGCAGGGTGCAGCAACAACCTTTCTTGCATCGCTGTCTCCTGAACTTCGTGAACCCGGTATGTTTGCTTTGACAGATGGTGATGCACGCACAAAATGGAGTAACCTGCCGGCTTCCATGTACGAACGCGTTGGTATTCGATTGGGGGATCTGTCAGATGAACAGCGCCGGCATTTCCATAATCTACTGCGGGCATCTTCGAGCAGTCAGGGCTACCTGAAAATGTCGTCGCTATTCTGGATGGAGGACATCCTGCATGAAGAAGCGAAAGCGCGATTTGAACGGGATGGCGGCAGCGACTTTTTTGCGCGGCTGATTGAGAGCTGGCGGTCTGAAAACTACTGGGCTTCTTTTTACGGCGACCCGGCTACAGATGACAATTGGGGGTGGATGATTACCGGTCACCATCTGGCAGCAAGCTTTACGGTGGTTGACAACGATGTGGCCTTTACACCGCTGTTTCTAGGTGCAGAACCTTACGAAGTAGAAGCGGGGACCTTTGCCGGCTGGCGCGCGCTATCCCACGAAGTCGAACGGGGTTTTGAATTATTACATGCCCTTTCTGCAGCGCAGCAAGAACAAGCTGTATTGGATACGGAAATTCCAAGGGATGTACTGGAAGGTCCGGGCTTAAAGCAGAGCCTGGAAACATACCAGGGCATTGCCGGCAGTGAACTCAATGCACCGCAGCAAAAATTGCTCAACCATCTGATTCACGAATACGTGAAGAATGCTGATCACGACGCCGCCGAGCGACAACTCGCTAAAATAGCGGCGGATGGCATGGATAAACTGTTTTTTGCCTGGATTGGGCCTACCGATGACATTTCAAAACGGTACTACTACCGCGTTCATGGACCATCCATTCTCATCGAGTACATTCGAGAGCGGGGCGTGGGTGGCGATCAGGGCGCAGCTAACCATGTACACACCATGGTGCGCGATCCGCAGAACGATTACGGAGAAGACTGGCTGCAGACGCATTACGAAGAGCATCACAGCGGACCGGGAGGTCCAGGCGGTCCGGGCGGCCCACCACCAGGTGGAAATAACTAG
- a CDS encoding methyltransferase domain-containing protein encodes MDRNIITDLYLEQEPVPRLHLGSADNYLAGWLNTDLMPHNGYGDAGQAYVFMDAAKPFPLPDNAFLYVYTEHMIEHLSWIKGARMLTECARVLQPGGKIRIATPNLAVLLDLYRPDKSPIQEQYIAWIAERFLPNVEESSDVMVINNAFRSWGHQFIYDESFLTKALIKAGFQNVVACDVGKSSDPYFDQLERHGIRVGNEEMNVFETMVLEAKLPA; translated from the coding sequence ATGGACCGCAACATCATAACAGATCTCTACCTTGAGCAGGAGCCTGTGCCGCGTTTGCACCTGGGCAGCGCGGATAACTATTTGGCGGGCTGGCTGAATACAGACCTGATGCCACATAACGGATATGGCGACGCCGGGCAGGCCTATGTATTCATGGATGCAGCGAAGCCCTTCCCACTACCCGATAATGCGTTCCTGTATGTTTACACCGAGCATATGATCGAGCATTTGAGCTGGATAAAAGGGGCACGCATGTTAACTGAATGCGCCCGGGTACTGCAGCCGGGCGGGAAAATACGTATAGCAACGCCAAATCTTGCGGTACTGCTTGACTTGTATCGGCCGGATAAATCTCCTATCCAGGAACAGTATATTGCCTGGATAGCCGAGCGTTTTTTACCCAATGTTGAGGAAAGCAGCGATGTTATGGTCATCAACAACGCATTTCGAAGCTGGGGACACCAGTTCATTTACGATGAAAGCTTCCTGACAAAAGCACTCATTAAAGCCGGCTTTCAAAATGTGGTGGCTTGCGATGTTGGAAAAAGCAGTGACCCGTATTTCGACCAACTGGAACGGCACGGCATACGCGTTGGGAATGAAGAAATGAATGTGTTTGAGACCATGGTTCTTGAGGCAAAATTGCCGGCTTAA
- a CDS encoding DUF6503 family protein: MLHTHPLSKLSASIGLIFLLCAACQPAPDTAEAEPPASTVDMDVLDKALAAHGGLDLWQSFGSLEYNIVKGEREEHHLIDLNNRKILHTGDGYIFGNNGQDVWVAPALDAYPGNPRFASGLDFYFFAIPFVLADPGSNREYLGQTTVNGESYETIKITFDAGTGASSNDYYIAHFDPTSYQLKFLLYTVTFMSQTANEQYYARAYDTWAAVDGLLLPTQMTSYAWDSETRTTGETYREAKFSDITLSTAQPSLDAFARPAEAEIAQPTTP, translated from the coding sequence ATGTTACACACCCACCCTCTGTCAAAACTGAGCGCCTCTATTGGCCTCATCTTTTTGCTATGTGCTGCCTGCCAGCCGGCTCCAGACACAGCAGAAGCTGAGCCCCCTGCCTCGACAGTCGATATGGATGTTCTGGATAAAGCCCTTGCAGCCCATGGCGGCCTGGATCTCTGGCAGAGCTTTGGCAGCCTTGAATACAACATTGTCAAAGGGGAACGCGAAGAGCACCACCTGATTGACCTCAACAACAGAAAAATCCTCCACACTGGCGACGGTTATATATTTGGAAATAATGGGCAGGATGTATGGGTTGCGCCGGCCCTCGATGCGTACCCCGGCAACCCCCGTTTTGCCAGCGGACTCGACTTCTATTTCTTTGCCATTCCTTTTGTCCTCGCAGACCCAGGCTCAAACCGGGAATATCTGGGACAAACCACAGTAAACGGCGAATCTTACGAGACGATAAAAATCACGTTTGACGCCGGCACGGGTGCTTCATCGAATGATTACTACATCGCCCACTTTGACCCCACCTCGTACCAGCTTAAGTTCCTGCTGTATACAGTGACCTTTATGTCGCAAACCGCCAACGAGCAGTATTATGCACGCGCCTATGATACATGGGCAGCAGTTGACGGGCTGTTGCTGCCTACCCAGATGACCTCTTATGCCTGGGACAGCGAAACGCGCACAACCGGTGAAACCTACAGAGAAGCGAAATTCAGTGACATTACACTTTCTACGGCGCAGCCATCACTGGATGCATTTGCACGACCAGCAGAAGCCGAAATTGCGCAGCCAACGACACCATAG
- a CDS encoding ABC transporter permease, which yields MQIDARYEGDTLVLLLAGDWSIDQPLKRFMPPFSAWEDERQVRAIGFDASRLGNWDSSLLTYVLDTLQFCESNGLAFKGETLPENIAGLIDLSQAVPEAELLDQQEDKGFLPRLGRAGLKLFQELTAFARFTGEFAQTFTGFLFGRVKLRWRDFWRIVQSNSSSALPIVTLISFLMGLILSFLGAVLLKRFGADYYVSYLVSYGILRELGALMTAIIMAGRTGAAFAAELGSMKISEEINALETLGISPMDFLVLPRFLGIFVTLPLLTIYANFIGVLGGVLVALSMLDVGMTQFITGFLEPVSMLDVMVGLFKATIFGAIIGLAGCMRGLQTGNDAGAVGVSTTSAVVTAITHIILANAIIDWLAAVVEI from the coding sequence ATGCAGATTGACGCCCGATACGAAGGAGACACACTCGTGCTGTTACTCGCCGGTGACTGGTCCATCGACCAGCCCCTGAAGCGTTTCATGCCGCCGTTTTCTGCCTGGGAAGACGAGCGACAAGTGCGCGCCATCGGGTTTGATGCGTCGCGGTTGGGCAACTGGGATAGCAGCTTACTCACCTACGTCCTGGATACGCTCCAATTCTGTGAGTCGAACGGACTGGCATTCAAGGGGGAGACCCTCCCTGAAAATATCGCGGGCCTGATCGATTTATCCCAGGCAGTACCAGAGGCTGAACTCCTGGACCAACAGGAGGACAAAGGGTTCTTGCCCCGTTTGGGCAGGGCCGGTCTCAAACTCTTTCAAGAACTGACTGCTTTTGCCCGATTTACAGGCGAGTTTGCACAGACCTTCACAGGCTTTCTGTTTGGCCGAGTGAAACTACGGTGGCGTGACTTCTGGCGGATTGTGCAGTCTAACAGTTCGAGCGCGTTACCCATTGTGACGCTGATCAGTTTTCTGATGGGATTGATCCTTTCCTTTCTCGGCGCGGTGCTGCTCAAGCGGTTTGGGGCAGACTACTACGTGTCGTATCTCGTGAGCTATGGGATTTTGCGGGAGTTGGGCGCACTGATGACAGCAATTATCATGGCTGGCCGAACGGGTGCCGCTTTTGCTGCTGAGTTGGGCAGCATGAAAATCTCCGAAGAAATAAATGCGCTGGAGACCCTGGGTATTTCTCCCATGGATTTCCTCGTATTGCCGCGCTTTCTGGGCATTTTTGTGACGTTGCCGCTGTTGACGATTTACGCAAACTTTATTGGTGTCCTGGGGGGCGTGCTGGTGGCTTTGAGCATGCTTGATGTTGGTATGACACAATTCATTACGGGATTTCTCGAGCCCGTGTCTATGCTCGATGTCATGGTCGGTTTGTTTAAAGCAACCATCTTCGGTGCCATCATCGGATTGGCCGGCTGCATGCGCGGATTACAGACAGGCAACGACGCCGGCGCCGTAGGTGTCTCGACTACTTCAGCAGTTGTGACAGCCATCACCCATATTATCCTTGCCAATGCCATCATCGATTGGCTGGCTGCTGTGGTGGAGATTTAA
- a CDS encoding carboxylesterase family protein: MFACSEAPPVGPDAVVKVAEGQLTGIAGNNAEITVYKGVPFAAPPVDELRWAPPQAPAIWEGVKAADTFGSSCMQNAPVDRLPWTMEYLIANEVDEDCLTLNIWTPAKNNAENLLVFVYFHGGGFVEGSGEVPLYNGENMAAQGIIVVTVNYRLGVFGFLAHPELTAASPNNASGNYALLDKIASLEWIQKNIAAFGGNPDRVTIAGQSAGAISVRALVASPLAKDLFHGAIEQSAGAGLMPTLAEAEQTGQQLLESFDASSISALRALSADSLHTLHAQRAQVRLVPNIDGWIWPTSAYDAGAHNDVPMLMGFTADEFAGIFFNPDELNADAFYEMARENYGETRLDAFKALYPADSEEALKYAFSKQQQDTWAMGLYELAQHRARTGTATTFNYSFDRATPWPEHPRYKAFHSSEIPYVFDNQHLIDRPWEAADRTLASQMSAYWVNFVKTGNPNGEGLPQWPAAADQFLRLDSTIQADEILSKEKIAFYSEE, encoded by the coding sequence TTGTTTGCATGTTCGGAGGCGCCACCGGTTGGGCCAGATGCAGTTGTCAAAGTCGCAGAAGGGCAACTTACCGGTATTGCCGGCAATAACGCCGAGATAACAGTCTATAAAGGTGTTCCGTTTGCTGCACCACCCGTGGACGAACTACGCTGGGCGCCCCCGCAAGCGCCGGCGATTTGGGAAGGCGTAAAAGCTGCTGACACCTTTGGTAGCAGTTGCATGCAGAACGCTCCGGTAGATCGGTTGCCGTGGACCATGGAATACCTGATTGCCAACGAGGTCGACGAAGACTGCCTGACCTTGAATATCTGGACGCCGGCAAAAAACAACGCTGAAAACCTGCTGGTATTTGTGTACTTCCACGGCGGCGGTTTTGTAGAGGGATCTGGCGAAGTGCCGCTCTACAACGGCGAAAACATGGCCGCACAGGGTATCATCGTAGTGACGGTCAATTATCGGCTTGGTGTATTTGGATTTCTTGCCCATCCCGAATTAACAGCAGCATCCCCCAACAATGCTTCTGGCAATTATGCATTACTCGACAAAATTGCTTCCCTGGAATGGATTCAGAAAAACATCGCAGCCTTTGGCGGCAACCCCGACCGAGTGACCATAGCCGGCCAGTCTGCCGGTGCTATTTCAGTACGCGCGCTTGTCGCCTCACCCCTTGCAAAAGATCTGTTTCATGGAGCCATTGAACAAAGTGCTGGGGCCGGCCTTATGCCAACACTTGCTGAAGCTGAGCAGACCGGCCAGCAACTGCTTGAAAGCTTTGATGCCAGCTCAATCTCAGCGCTACGTGCCCTTTCAGCAGATTCGTTGCATACCCTGCATGCACAGCGTGCGCAAGTTCGCCTCGTTCCCAATATCGATGGGTGGATATGGCCCACTTCTGCCTATGATGCTGGCGCACACAATGACGTCCCGATGTTGATGGGCTTTACAGCAGATGAGTTTGCCGGCATTTTCTTCAACCCGGATGAATTGAACGCCGACGCGTTCTACGAAATGGCAAGGGAGAACTATGGCGAGACAAGGTTAGACGCGTTCAAAGCCCTCTATCCCGCTGATTCTGAAGAAGCGTTGAAGTACGCATTCAGTAAACAGCAACAGGATACATGGGCGATGGGACTGTATGAACTCGCCCAGCACCGGGCCAGAACCGGGACAGCTACTACGTTCAACTATAGCTTCGACCGCGCAACACCCTGGCCAGAGCATCCGCGCTACAAAGCATTCCACTCTTCAGAAATTCCCTACGTGTTTGACAACCAGCACCTGATCGACAGACCCTGGGAAGCCGCAGACCGCACCCTTGCCAGCCAGATGTCTGCTTATTGGGTCAACTTTGTAAAAACCGGCAACCCTAATGGCGAAGGCCTACCCCAATGGCCTGCCGCAGCCGATCAATTCCTCCGCCTCGACTCAACCATCCAGGCCGACGAAATCCTGAGCAAAGAGAAGATTGCTTTTTACAGTGAGGAGTGA